The following proteins are co-located in the Aquarana catesbeiana isolate 2022-GZ linkage group LG02, ASM4218655v1, whole genome shotgun sequence genome:
- the SMAGP gene encoding small cell adhesion glycoprotein — MALATTADFATDNPPPVVTATASSADMDVDASVIAGVIAAVFITILVLLALIAVYLYKHKGSYRTNETVEEGEADKALQEKSDPSEEKQEYFM; from the exons ATGGCACTTGCAACTACAGCAGATTTTGCCACAG ACAATCCCCCACCAGTTGTGACAGCAACAGCAAGCTCTGCTGACATGGATGTTGATGCATCAGTAATTGCAG gtgTGATAGCTGCTGTGTTCATAACCATCCTCGTGCTGCTGGCACTGATTGCAGTCTATTTGTACAAACACAAAGGCAGTTACCGTACCAATGAGACAGTAGAAGAGGGAGAAGCAGATAAGGCTTTACAAGAAAAGAGTGATCCCAGTGAGGAAAAGCAAGAATACTTTATGTGA